The proteins below come from a single Anderseniella sp. Alg231-50 genomic window:
- a CDS encoding TerC family protein: MLELFTLENLFTLMVLTALETVLGFDNLLYISIEAKKVAEDKQKYVRQVGIVLAIGLRIVLLFVVLQMISAFQSSLFKLDLPFVRADVNGHAIIVLLGGVFLIYTALKEIFHMLVVHDLQGENGGNRSKRTVISALIWILIMNIVFSFDTVLSAIALTDVFWVMALAIVLSGILMVVMAEHVARFLERNRMYEVLGLFVLLLVGIMLMSEGGHLAHLAFFGYEIDSMSKATFYFVLVTLVLVDVVQGRYQRKIMAEAAAKSARPPASAQ, encoded by the coding sequence ATGCTTGAATTATTCACACTCGAAAACCTGTTCACACTGATGGTGCTGACTGCGCTGGAAACGGTGTTGGGTTTCGACAACTTGTTGTACATCTCGATCGAAGCCAAGAAGGTTGCCGAGGACAAGCAGAAATACGTCCGACAGGTGGGGATCGTGCTGGCCATCGGCTTGCGGATAGTGCTGCTGTTCGTGGTGCTGCAGATGATCTCGGCATTCCAGTCTTCGCTGTTCAAACTGGACCTGCCATTTGTCCGTGCAGACGTAAACGGTCATGCGATCATTGTCCTGCTCGGCGGCGTTTTCCTGATCTATACGGCGCTGAAGGAAATTTTCCACATGCTTGTGGTGCACGACCTGCAGGGTGAAAATGGTGGTAACCGCTCCAAACGCACGGTTATTTCCGCATTGATATGGATACTGATCATGAACATCGTGTTTTCATTCGACACGGTGCTGTCGGCAATTGCCCTGACCGACGTGTTCTGGGTCATGGCGCTTGCCATAGTCCTGTCAGGTATCTTGATGGTGGTGATGGCAGAGCACGTGGCACGCTTCCTCGAACGCAACCGAATGTACGAAGTGCTTGGTCTTTTTGTGCTTTTGCTGGTCGGCATTATGCTGATGAGTGAAGGTGGTCATCTGGCGCATCTGGCGTTCTTCGGCTACGAGATTGATTCCATGAGCAAGGCCACATTCTATTTCGTGCTGGTCACCCTGGTGCTGGTGGATGTGGTGCAGGGACGCTATCAGCGCAAAATCATGGCGGAAGCCGCAGCCAAATCTGCCAGGCCTCCGGCTTCAGCACAATGA
- a CDS encoding ribonuclease T2 family protein, whose product MLSAGSRNFVLLMLVLGAGLFGYRQLAAGPAQYVLAVSWQPAFCETRPRLPECRSQTPSRFDASHFTLHGLWPQPRSKAYCGVSENDIRKDKKRRWHDLPWDRLDQTTWRRLQQVMPGTRSGLHKHEWVKHGTCYDGTDAGEYFSDSLHLMDALNASQVRKLFTARIGETLSGEQIRAAFDESFGPGAGDRVRVACKNDQGRRLIVELTIGLSGTISPGSKLSDLIAASSPTEPGCPSGVVDAVGLQ is encoded by the coding sequence ATGCTGTCGGCCGGCTCCAGAAATTTTGTGCTGCTGATGCTGGTGCTGGGCGCCGGACTTTTCGGGTACCGGCAGCTGGCGGCTGGACCGGCGCAGTACGTGCTTGCAGTCAGTTGGCAACCGGCGTTCTGTGAAACCCGGCCCCGGCTGCCGGAATGTCGCTCTCAGACCCCGTCGCGGTTTGATGCATCGCACTTCACGCTGCATGGGCTTTGGCCGCAACCGCGCAGCAAGGCCTATTGCGGTGTGTCTGAAAATGACATTCGCAAGGACAAGAAACGACGCTGGCACGATTTGCCGTGGGACAGGCTTGACCAGACCACCTGGCGCCGGTTGCAGCAGGTCATGCCGGGAACCCGGTCCGGTCTGCACAAGCACGAATGGGTCAAGCACGGCACCTGCTATGACGGAACCGATGCGGGAGAATACTTCTCCGATTCACTGCACCTCATGGATGCACTCAACGCCTCACAGGTCCGAAAGCTGTTCACCGCACGAATTGGCGAAACGCTGAGCGGCGAACAAATTCGTGCCGCCTTCGACGAAAGTTTCGGGCCGGGAGCAGGCGACCGCGTGCGTGTTGCCTGCAAGAACGACCAGGGCAGGCGACTGATAGTCGAACTGACTATCGGGCTGTCCGGAACCATATCGCCGGGCAGCAAGCTGTCCGATCTGATCGCCGCATCATCGCCGACGGAACCAGGCTGTCCGTCAGGCGTTGTCGACGCAGTTGGACTTCAGTAA
- a CDS encoding methyltransferase domain-containing protein: protein MPGFDKAAATYDRSRHALIPDYDDLYGAAVQALELDQVQGARVLDLGAGTGGFSQEVVNAHPDCKVELSDLSVPMLDEARARFGADPRFSFRELDIVTGEFGIGWDRVISSFVIHHLPHEAKREVFANVCAALNPGGTFVNIDQVQACSQAVQDIHMRVWRKDALAAGALEQDLEDGVARMEAMDINADLDDQVLWLQRAGFGQVDVVYRNYFWAVFVARKAS, encoded by the coding sequence ATGCCCGGATTTGACAAAGCTGCGGCCACCTATGACCGGTCGCGCCATGCGCTGATACCGGACTATGACGATCTTTACGGCGCTGCGGTCCAGGCGCTTGAGCTTGACCAGGTGCAGGGCGCCCGGGTGCTTGATCTCGGTGCCGGCACAGGCGGGTTTTCGCAGGAAGTGGTCAATGCCCATCCCGACTGCAAGGTGGAACTGTCAGACCTGTCGGTGCCGATGCTGGATGAAGCACGTGCCAGGTTTGGCGCGGACCCAAGGTTCTCGTTCCGTGAGCTGGATATTGTTACCGGGGAGTTCGGTATCGGCTGGGACCGGGTGATCTCGTCCTTCGTCATTCACCATTTGCCGCATGAAGCAAAGCGCGAGGTATTCGCCAATGTGTGCGCTGCCCTGAACCCGGGCGGCACATTCGTCAACATCGATCAGGTACAGGCATGCTCGCAAGCCGTACAGGACATTCACATGCGGGTGTGGAGGAAGGATGCGCTCGCCGCCGGTGCGCTGGAGCAGGACCTTGAAGACGGCGTGGCCCGCATGGAGGCGATGGATATCAATGCCGACCTGGATGATCAGGTGTTGTGGCTGCAGCGGGCAGGCTTTGGCCAGGTGGATGTGGTCTACCGCAATTATTTCTGGGCGGTGTTCGTTGCCAGGAAAGCGTCCTGA
- a CDS encoding Acg family FMN-binding oxidoreductase — MTMSRRKAISLIGGGVVLAAAASATGFLATRTPHKALEPWTAAGSYSEPRKFALSYAVLAPNPHNRQPWIVDLRQDGKVVLLRDKQRDLPMTDPHNRQIIIGLGCFLELMSIAAAHKGFDVQHDVFPHGEDGPVAVSTFKPGAQADPLFAQVMQRRSCKEPFEDKPVPAELAADLSGFATIINQAEPVAALRKLTWDAFMVEVLTPHTMRESVDLMRFGKAEINTNPDGIDLGGPLLETLMLTGQLTREDQLDPSSNGFRQGIEIYRDMLAATPAYAVLTSPANTRADQIETGRRWLRLNLMTTRLGLALHPVSQALQEYPEMAEHYKSAHDMLAQPGHTVQMLGRLGFGPEVQETPRWPLETRIAHG; from the coding sequence ATGACAATGTCCCGACGCAAGGCAATCAGTCTGATAGGTGGCGGCGTCGTTCTCGCCGCCGCAGCATCCGCAACCGGTTTTCTCGCAACCCGCACTCCACACAAGGCACTTGAGCCGTGGACGGCGGCGGGCAGTTATTCGGAACCGAGGAAATTCGCACTGTCCTACGCCGTCCTGGCGCCCAACCCACACAATCGGCAACCCTGGATTGTTGACCTCAGGCAGGACGGAAAAGTTGTCCTGTTGCGCGACAAACAACGCGACCTGCCGATGACAGATCCACACAACCGGCAAATTATCATCGGGCTGGGCTGCTTTCTGGAACTGATGAGTATTGCAGCTGCACACAAGGGATTTGATGTCCAGCACGACGTTTTCCCTCACGGCGAAGATGGTCCGGTTGCCGTGTCGACCTTCAAGCCGGGCGCACAGGCTGATCCGCTGTTCGCACAAGTCATGCAGCGGCGATCCTGCAAGGAACCGTTCGAAGACAAGCCTGTTCCCGCTGAACTCGCCGCAGATCTCTCAGGCTTTGCAACGATCATCAACCAGGCAGAACCTGTCGCAGCCCTCCGCAAATTGACCTGGGATGCCTTCATGGTCGAAGTGCTGACGCCACACACCATGCGCGAAAGCGTGGACCTGATGCGCTTCGGCAAGGCCGAGATCAATACCAATCCCGACGGCATCGACCTGGGCGGTCCGTTACTCGAAACCCTGATGCTGACTGGCCAGCTCACCCGCGAAGATCAACTGGATCCATCCTCGAATGGTTTCAGACAAGGCATTGAGATATACCGGGACATGCTGGCGGCAACGCCTGCCTATGCCGTCCTTACCAGCCCAGCCAACACCCGTGCCGACCAGATTGAAACAGGGCGAAGATGGCTGCGGCTCAATCTCATGACCACCCGCCTTGGCCTCGCATTACACCCGGTCAGCCAGGCCCTGCAGGAATACCCCGAAATGGCGGAGCACTATAAGTCGGCCCACGACATGCTGGCCCAACCCGGTCACACCGTGCAGATGCTGGGTCGACTTGGTTTTGGGCCGGAGGTACAAGAAACACCCCGGTGGCCACTCGAGACCCGTATTGCGCATGGATGA
- a CDS encoding MarR family transcriptional regulator: protein MDDKTRSTYFSFFNEIGIISQLSRTILENRLPDSMLVSHFSVLNHLIRVADGRTPQDIARAFQVPKTSMTHTLSVLEKHNLVEMRPNPKDGRSKNVWITGKGREFRDHAISAMDQDIEKLSGLLAAVDVATLTEQLATIRKIMDASRDEAE, encoded by the coding sequence ATGGATGACAAGACCAGATCGACCTATTTCAGCTTCTTCAACGAGATCGGCATCATCAGCCAGCTCAGCCGCACCATCCTGGAAAACCGCTTGCCCGACAGTATGCTGGTCTCGCATTTCTCGGTGCTCAATCATTTGATCCGCGTTGCGGACGGCCGCACGCCGCAGGATATCGCACGGGCCTTTCAGGTGCCGAAAACGTCCATGACCCACACGCTTTCCGTGCTCGAAAAACACAATCTCGTGGAGATGAGGCCCAACCCGAAAGATGGTCGCAGCAAGAATGTGTGGATCACCGGCAAGGGCCGCGAGTTTCGTGATCACGCCATCAGCGCAATGGATCAGGATATTGAAAAGTTGTCCGGCTTGCTTGCAGCAGTGGATGTTGCCACCCTTACCGAGCAGCTTGCAACCATCCGCAAGATCATGGATGCTTCGCGCGATGAAGCTGAGTGA
- a CDS encoding LysE family transporter: MEFLIPLITLWAAQLLAAISPGQSFVLVSKLALSNPRPVALAAVLGLGAGTIIWSTAAIAGLAIVLEHAAWAYTAFKIAGGVYLLFLAIMLWRHAGDPVELDPAKQKKVRPWPAFMLGLATQLANPKVIVFFGSIFVALLPAHSPLWVYVVAVVIVFGNEIGWYAVVAMLFSVRKSRNAYIAAKTWIDRAMGGFLGLIGARLIADA; the protein is encoded by the coding sequence ATGGAGTTTCTGATCCCCCTGATCACACTGTGGGCGGCACAACTGCTGGCGGCGATCAGCCCGGGCCAGTCATTCGTGCTGGTCTCCAAGCTTGCCCTGTCAAACCCGCGCCCCGTCGCCCTGGCCGCCGTCCTGGGACTCGGTGCCGGTACCATCATCTGGTCAACCGCAGCTATAGCCGGCCTCGCCATTGTGCTTGAACACGCTGCATGGGCCTATACTGCCTTCAAGATCGCCGGCGGCGTTTATCTGCTGTTTCTGGCCATCATGCTGTGGCGGCACGCCGGCGACCCGGTTGAACTGGATCCGGCCAAACAAAAAAAGGTGCGTCCATGGCCCGCGTTCATGCTCGGTCTTGCCACGCAACTGGCCAATCCCAAGGTCATTGTGTTTTTTGGCTCAATTTTCGTGGCATTGCTGCCTGCTCATTCACCCTTGTGGGTTTATGTGGTTGCGGTTGTCATCGTGTTCGGCAACGAGATCGGCTGGTACGCCGTCGTCGCCATGCTGTTTTCCGTGCGCAAATCCCGCAATGCCTACATCGCCGCCAAGACCTGGATCGACCGGGCTATGGGAGGTTTCCTTGGATTGATCGGCGCCCGGTTGATTGCTGACGCCTAG
- a CDS encoding fatty acid desaturase, which yields MDHKSLLASLSGEERNSLTVLSDWPGLFKLVQHVVFMAVLVWAILAGVPGWPVLMLPLGIQYVFLFTLLHETVHRTPFRNVWLNRLAGRICSVVLILPADWFRYFHLAHHRFTQEPGKDPELAEPKPETVRQYIVHISGLAVWRGHLTTLFRNAVQANRDSFVPARGKAKVMREAQAMVVLYAILLAGSLWTGSTMAFWTWILPLLVGQPFLRLYLLAEHGRCAFVANMFENTRTTFTNRLVRWLAWNMPYHAEHHAYPAVPYHKLPAFHARTREHLQVTEDGYARFSANYVKSLES from the coding sequence ATGGACCACAAAAGTCTCCTGGCATCTCTGAGCGGTGAAGAGCGCAACAGCCTGACTGTATTGTCCGACTGGCCGGGCCTGTTCAAGCTGGTCCAGCATGTTGTTTTCATGGCAGTGCTGGTGTGGGCGATCTTGGCCGGAGTGCCGGGGTGGCCGGTGTTGATGTTGCCACTCGGCATTCAATATGTGTTCCTGTTCACGCTCCTGCACGAAACCGTGCATCGCACGCCGTTTCGCAATGTCTGGCTCAACAGGCTGGCCGGGCGCATTTGCAGCGTTGTTCTCATCCTGCCGGCTGACTGGTTCCGGTATTTCCACCTGGCGCATCACCGGTTTACCCAGGAGCCCGGCAAGGATCCGGAACTGGCCGAACCAAAGCCTGAAACGGTCCGGCAGTATATTGTGCATATCTCCGGGCTTGCCGTTTGGCGGGGCCATTTAACGACATTGTTTCGCAATGCAGTGCAGGCGAACCGGGACAGCTTTGTGCCGGCGCGCGGCAAGGCCAAAGTCATGCGCGAAGCTCAAGCCATGGTGGTTCTGTATGCCATCCTGCTTGCCGGTTCACTTTGGACCGGATCGACCATGGCGTTCTGGACATGGATTTTGCCGCTGCTTGTTGGGCAGCCGTTTTTGCGGCTTTACCTGCTGGCTGAACATGGACGTTGTGCGTTCGTGGCCAACATGTTTGAAAACACCCGCACCACATTCACCAACCGCCTGGTGCGCTGGCTGGCCTGGAACATGCCGTATCATGCCGAACATCATGCTTATCCTGCCGTGCCGTATCACAAGCTTCCGGCATTTCATGCCAGGACGCGTGAGCACCTTCAGGTAACCGAGGATGGCTATGCACGCTTCAGCGCAAATTATGTCAAAAGCCTCGAGAGCTAG
- a CDS encoding hydantoinase/oxoprolinase family protein: MTGSTKSYLIGVDTGGTYTDAAVVDAATSEVLASAKALTTRGDLAVGVCEAIERALSALGGDAGAASGVKLVSVSTTLATNAVVEGHGSPVCVVLVGFDETMVQRSGLSSAFPGLVVECIAGGHDHNGGEVTRLDMDALAGVVEKHGHAVEAFAVASQFAVRNPAHELAARDFITGKTLLPVTVSTELASALDAPRRALTAALNARLISRISLLIKAVQQAMERFGIDAPLMMTKGDGSLARAETVALRPIETVLSGPAASLVGAATLSGLSDFILSDMGGTTTDLGVLENGRPQVNEQGADVGGWRTMVQAIDVRTLGLGGDSEVGFDMKGIASVGARRSVPVSLVASKFPHVIQQLQEDISDAESGSTAGQFVMLPLGRVESDANHAGLSRREQELLASITTEPLPLRKLAAGSGAHRTLETLSRKGHVQLAGFTPSDAAHVLGLQDNWSRDAAVLAARLLVRNVLQKAPSDELVTLLSQGVWEETVRLAGRAVLETALGHHAIEPGGAGGLIDVVCRGEGKRSLARVSISPQVPVVAVGGPVKIYYPEVGKRLGCEMVFPQSCEVANAVGAATGMIARTVTIEVNGNGAGVFRVHGPQNVSQFASANEAIDEANRLARETAAAEVNAMGGGQVSFAEDIEKFLLPDAVDDNGLLRATVKIEATARPALSL, from the coding sequence ATGACCGGTTCGACAAAATCCTATCTCATCGGTGTTGACACCGGTGGCACCTATACGGACGCAGCCGTTGTGGACGCTGCAACCAGCGAGGTGCTGGCCAGCGCCAAGGCGCTGACCACACGGGGTGATCTGGCTGTCGGGGTCTGCGAAGCGATAGAGCGTGCCTTGTCAGCACTGGGAGGCGACGCGGGCGCGGCATCCGGGGTCAAACTGGTGTCGGTTTCCACCACGCTTGCCACCAATGCGGTTGTTGAAGGCCATGGGTCCCCGGTCTGTGTCGTGCTCGTCGGGTTCGATGAAACCATGGTGCAGCGGTCGGGATTGAGTTCAGCGTTTCCGGGCCTGGTGGTTGAGTGCATTGCAGGTGGCCATGACCACAATGGCGGAGAAGTTACCAGGCTGGACATGGACGCGCTTGCCGGGGTTGTCGAAAAACACGGCCACGCCGTCGAGGCCTTTGCGGTGGCCTCGCAGTTTGCGGTTCGCAATCCGGCCCATGAACTGGCTGCACGTGACTTCATTACCGGAAAGACGTTGTTGCCAGTGACGGTTTCAACCGAACTGGCGTCCGCCCTGGATGCGCCCAGACGGGCGTTGACGGCTGCATTGAATGCGCGGTTGATCTCGCGGATCTCGCTTTTGATCAAGGCGGTACAACAAGCCATGGAACGGTTCGGCATTGATGCGCCGCTGATGATGACGAAGGGCGATGGCTCCCTGGCGCGTGCTGAAACGGTCGCGTTGCGCCCCATCGAAACCGTATTGTCCGGACCTGCCGCCAGCCTGGTTGGTGCGGCCACCTTGTCGGGCCTGAGTGATTTCATCCTGTCTGACATGGGAGGCACCACCACCGATCTGGGAGTACTGGAAAACGGCCGCCCGCAGGTCAACGAGCAAGGCGCGGATGTCGGCGGATGGCGCACCATGGTGCAGGCCATCGATGTACGCACGCTCGGGCTTGGCGGCGACAGTGAAGTTGGTTTTGACATGAAGGGCATAGCCAGTGTAGGCGCGCGCCGTTCAGTGCCGGTGTCCCTTGTCGCCAGCAAGTTTCCACACGTCATCCAGCAGCTCCAAGAAGATATCTCGGATGCCGAGTCAGGTTCCACGGCGGGGCAGTTTGTCATGCTGCCACTCGGGCGGGTGGAAAGTGATGCAAATCACGCCGGATTGTCGAGACGTGAGCAGGAGCTGCTTGCGAGCATCACGACGGAACCGCTGCCGCTGCGCAAGCTGGCAGCGGGATCAGGTGCACATCGCACTCTGGAGACCCTGTCGCGCAAAGGCCATGTGCAGCTTGCCGGCTTCACGCCGTCCGATGCGGCCCATGTGCTGGGGCTACAGGACAACTGGTCGCGCGATGCGGCTGTGCTGGCGGCACGGCTGCTGGTGCGCAATGTCTTGCAGAAAGCGCCGTCTGACGAACTCGTTACACTGCTTTCGCAGGGGGTGTGGGAGGAAACCGTTCGACTGGCCGGGCGGGCTGTTCTGGAAACGGCACTGGGTCACCACGCTATTGAACCCGGCGGCGCCGGTGGTCTGATCGATGTTGTATGCCGCGGTGAGGGCAAGCGATCCCTGGCACGAGTGTCGATTTCACCGCAGGTTCCGGTAGTCGCCGTCGGCGGGCCGGTGAAAATCTACTACCCGGAGGTCGGCAAGCGGCTCGGGTGCGAAATGGTGTTTCCGCAATCCTGCGAGGTGGCCAATGCGGTTGGCGCGGCGACCGGCATGATTGCACGCACTGTGACTATCGAGGTCAATGGCAACGGGGCCGGGGTGTTCAGGGTGCATGGCCCGCAGAACGTGTCGCAGTTTGCAAGTGCAAACGAGGCAATTGACGAAGCCAACCGGCTGGCGCGTGAAACCGCAGCTGCCGAGGTCAATGCCATGGGTGGCGGACAGGTCAGCTTTGCCGAGGATATCGAAAAGTTCCTGCTGCCGGATGCGGTCGACGACAATGGACTCTTGCGCGCCACGGTGAAGATAGAGGCAACTGCACGTCCCGCACTTTCTCTGTGA
- a CDS encoding enolase C-terminal domain-like protein, whose translation MKIRSFNITCVQPPLAIPHKTASGTIAAAPLVLLDIETDTGITGSTYIFVYTPMALKPVAGLLADLGDMLSGHAVAPRDVAALVQAKFRLAGNQGFAGMAAAAIDMALWDCLARAADLPLCSLLGASPSATRAYDSMGQMPPDETARQVETSMKAGYRAFKVKAGHPDPLQDERVLEAMLSAAAGEEIWMAVDFNQAFSPVISIERARRLERFELAWLEEPARAEDNAGHAQVRAGTSIPIQTGENWWGIADMQRSLDAGASDHAMPDVMKIGGVTGWQDAAALAHGQAIPVSNHVFTEITAHLMPATPTAHMLEVLDLAGALLTDPVTVSADGTISPTGRPGSGIEWNKAAVEKYLV comes from the coding sequence ATGAAGATCAGATCATTCAACATCACCTGCGTGCAGCCGCCACTCGCTATCCCGCACAAGACGGCTTCCGGCACGATTGCCGCTGCACCACTGGTCCTGCTCGACATCGAAACCGATACCGGCATCACCGGCAGCACCTATATATTCGTGTACACACCGATGGCACTGAAACCGGTTGCCGGCCTGTTGGCTGACCTGGGAGACATGTTGAGCGGGCACGCAGTGGCGCCGCGAGACGTCGCTGCGCTGGTTCAGGCCAAGTTCCGCCTGGCCGGCAATCAGGGATTTGCCGGCATGGCCGCAGCGGCTATCGACATGGCGCTGTGGGATTGCCTTGCCCGTGCCGCCGATCTGCCGCTGTGCAGCTTGCTGGGCGCATCGCCGTCAGCCACTCGTGCTTATGACAGCATGGGGCAGATGCCGCCTGATGAAACTGCCCGCCAGGTCGAAACATCCATGAAGGCCGGATACCGCGCGTTCAAGGTCAAGGCCGGTCATCCCGATCCGTTGCAGGATGAACGCGTGCTTGAGGCAATGCTCAGTGCAGCAGCCGGTGAGGAAATCTGGATGGCCGTGGATTTCAACCAGGCTTTCAGCCCTGTTATCTCAATCGAACGCGCCAGGAGGCTTGAACGTTTCGAGCTGGCCTGGCTGGAGGAACCTGCGCGTGCAGAAGACAATGCCGGCCATGCCCAGGTCAGGGCCGGCACCAGCATTCCCATCCAGACCGGTGAAAACTGGTGGGGCATTGCCGACATGCAGCGCAGCCTGGATGCAGGCGCCAGCGATCACGCCATGCCGGACGTCATGAAAATCGGCGGCGTTACCGGCTGGCAGGATGCCGCCGCTCTCGCCCATGGCCAGGCAATACCGGTTTCAAATCATGTGTTTACCGAAATAACGGCACACCTGATGCCGGCCACCCCGACCGCTCACATGCTTGAGGTTCTGGATCTTGCAGGTGCGCTTTTGACAGATCCGGTAACCGTTTCGGCCGATGGCACCATCTCACCGACAGGCCGGCCCGGCAGCGGCATCGAGTGGAACAAGGCAGCCGTCGAGAAATACCTGGTGTGA
- a CDS encoding ATP-binding cassette domain-containing protein codes for MAQPPLLTLQDITLTFGGRPLLAGADLSANAGERICLVGRNGSGKSTLLKIAAGDVEADSGTRFLQPGTTVRYLLQEPDFAGFSTVRSYVESGLTPGDDEYRANYLMEQLSLSGDEDTTQLSGGEARRAALARVLAPEPDILLLDEPTNHLDLPAIEWLEAELKSLRSALVLISHDRRFLENLSQATVWLDRGTARRMNRGFAHFETWRDEVLEEEQREQHKLDRKIVREEHWLRYGVTARRKRNVRRLGDLEALREKRRTTLRAQGNVNLSSGDADASGKLVIEAKNLSKSFGERAIVRDLNLRVLRGDRIAITGPNGAGKTTLIRLITGQLAPDAGTVRLGTNLEIVSLEQDRTSLTPGTTLRDALTGGGSDQVIVNGEARHVMSWMQDFLFRPEQARTPVDVLSGGERGRIMLARALSKPSNFMVLDEPTNDLDLETLDLLQELLSSYAGTVLLVSHDRDFIDKVATSTLAFEGNGVWREYPGGYTDMMRQAGEARAEVKQASDVKPVHKTTRASAGKASAPASQKRKMSFKDKHALETLPKEIETLGDSIAALQEKMAAPDFYSTDPEGFEKAAADLKAAQTRQAEAEERWLELEMLREEFES; via the coding sequence ATGGCTCAACCGCCGCTTCTGACATTGCAGGACATCACGCTGACCTTTGGCGGCAGGCCGTTGCTGGCCGGTGCCGACCTGAGCGCCAATGCAGGCGAGCGCATCTGCCTGGTCGGGCGCAACGGGTCAGGCAAATCGACATTGCTCAAGATCGCTGCCGGCGATGTTGAGGCAGACAGCGGCACGCGATTTCTGCAGCCCGGTACCACCGTCAGATATCTTCTTCAAGAACCTGATTTTGCGGGGTTTTCGACCGTTCGTTCATATGTTGAATCAGGTTTGACGCCGGGCGATGACGAATATCGCGCCAATTACCTGATGGAGCAGTTGTCGCTGAGCGGTGACGAGGATACCACGCAGCTTTCGGGGGGCGAGGCACGCCGTGCAGCACTGGCCAGGGTGCTGGCGCCGGAGCCGGATATCCTGCTGCTGGACGAACCAACCAACCATCTTGACCTGCCGGCCATCGAATGGCTTGAAGCGGAGTTGAAATCACTGCGTTCGGCGCTGGTGCTGATCAGCCACGACCGCCGTTTCCTGGAGAACCTGTCGCAGGCGACCGTGTGGCTGGACCGGGGAACGGCGCGGCGCATGAACCGCGGCTTTGCCCACTTTGAAACCTGGCGCGACGAAGTGCTTGAGGAAGAACAACGCGAGCAGCACAAGCTCGACCGCAAGATCGTGCGCGAGGAACACTGGCTGCGCTATGGCGTCACCGCACGGCGCAAGCGCAATGTGCGCCGGTTGGGTGACCTGGAAGCATTGCGGGAAAAGCGGCGTACCACGTTGCGGGCACAAGGCAATGTCAACCTGTCTTCCGGGGATGCCGATGCGTCCGGCAAACTGGTGATCGAAGCCAAGAACCTAAGCAAGTCGTTCGGTGAGCGCGCCATAGTGCGGGACCTGAACCTGCGGGTGCTGCGCGGTGACCGCATCGCGATCACCGGGCCGAACGGGGCCGGCAAGACAACCCTGATACGCCTGATTACCGGACAGCTTGCGCCGGACGCAGGCACGGTGCGGCTCGGCACCAATCTCGAGATCGTGTCACTGGAGCAGGACCGCACGTCGCTGACACCGGGAACGACCCTGCGTGACGCGCTCACCGGTGGCGGGTCCGACCAGGTGATCGTCAACGGCGAGGCGCGCCACGTCATGTCGTGGATGCAGGATTTCCTGTTTCGCCCTGAACAGGCGCGAACCCCGGTCGATGTTCTTTCTGGCGGAGAACGCGGCCGCATCATGCTGGCGCGTGCCCTGTCGAAGCCATCGAATTTCATGGTGCTGGACGAGCCGACCAATGACCTTGACCTGGAAACACTGGATTTGCTGCAGGAACTGCTCTCGTCCTATGCGGGCACGGTGCTGCTGGTCAGTCATGACCGCGATTTCATAGACAAGGTGGCAACATCGACGCTTGCCTTCGAAGGCAATGGCGTGTGGCGTGAGTATCCCGGCGGATACACCGACATGATGCGTCAGGCCGGTGAGGCGAGGGCGGAGGTCAAACAGGCCTCAGACGTGAAGCCGGTGCACAAGACAACCCGTGCGTCTGCCGGAAAGGCGAGCGCGCCTGCATCGCAGAAGCGGAAAATGTCTTTCAAGGACAAGCATGCCCTGGAAACCCTGCCGAAGGAGATCGAGACGCTGGGCGACAGTATTGCCGCGCTGCAGGAGAAAATGGCGGCGCCGGATTTCTACTCGACTGACCCTGAAGGGTTCGAGAAAGCCGCGGCCGATCTCAAGGCCGCGCAAACCAGGCAGGCAGAGGCGGAAGAACGCTGGCTTGAACTGGAGATGCTGCGGGAAGAATTCGAGAGCTGA